GGGCGAGGCGGCGGCCGCCCACCACGCGGGCCGGCTCACCCTGGACGACGCCGCGCGGGTGATCGGCGTCCGCAGCCGCCTGATGGGCACCACCGAGGGCCGCGGCGGCATGGCCGTGGTCGGCATGCCGGAGGCGGAGGCGCGGCGCCTGGTGGAGCCCGTGGCCGACCGGGTGTCGGTCGCGGCGCTGAACGGGCCCGCCACCACGGTCGTGTCGGGCGACGCCGACGTGATCGGCGACATCGTCGCGGACCTGGCCGGGCGCGAGGTGTTCTGCCGCCGCATCGACATCGGCGTCGCCGCGCACAGCCCGCACATGGAGCCGCTGCGGCCGCTGTTGCGGGCGGAGCTCGCCGGGATCCGGCCGCTGCCCGCGCCGGACGGGCCGGGCACCGGATTCCACTCCACGGCCGATCCCGGCGCCGCCGTGCTCGACGCGGACTACTGGGCGTGCAACCTGCGCGAGCCGGTGCGTTTCTGGCCCGCCGTCGAGCGGCTCCTGGAGACGGGCCACGACACGTTCGTGGAGATCAGCCCGCATCCGGTGCTGCTCGGGGCGATCGGGCAGGGCGCCGGAGGCGGCGCCGGGCTCGCGACGCTGCCGTCGCTGCGGCGCGACGAGGGCGGCGCGGTGCCGCTCGACTCGCTCGCCCGGCTGCACGTCACGGGGCGGCGCGTGGACTGGCGCGCGGTCTACCCGGGGCGCGGGACGCGGGTCGACCTTCCGCTGTATCCGTGGCAGCGCGTGAGCTTCCCGCACCGCGCCCCGGACGGGACGCCCGGTGCGGGCGCGGCCCGGCCGGGCCGCGCCGGAGGCGCCGGGCACCCGCTGCTGGGAGTGCGGTTGCCGATGGCCGCGCACCCGGGGTCCGCGTTCTGGGAGTCCTGGCAGGACGACCGCACGCCCCCGTATCTGGCCGACCACCGCGTCGACGACCTGCGGGTCCTGCCCGCCGCCGGATACGCCGAGATGGCCCTGGCGGCGGCGGCCGAATCGGCCCCGCCGGACGGCGCGGACGGGCCCGGGCACGGATGGGAGCTGACGGACGTCCTGTTCACCGCCGCGCTGACGATCTCGGAGCGGGCGACCCGGGTACAGACGTCGCTGACCGGCGGCCCGGACGACCGGGGCTTCCAGATCTACAGCGACCAGGGCGACGACGAGTGGACGCTCCACGCCCGGGGGCGGATCGCCCGGGCGGCGCCGGACGCCGCCGCGGACCCGGACCGGACGGGGCCGCCGCCCGGCGCGACGGAGCTGCGGGCGGACGACTTCTACTCCCGGTGGGCCGCCCGGGGACTGGGCTACGGCCCGCGGTTCCGGCTGCTCGAACGGATCTGGCGGTCCGGCTCCGAGGTGTGGGCGCGGACGGCCGTGCCCGAGTCCGTCGCCGAGGGCCGCGACCGGCACGTGGTGCACCCGGCGGTGCTCGACGCCTGCTTCCAGACGGTGCTCGCCGCGCTGCCCGACGGCGACGAAGCCCACTTGCCGGTGGGCCTGGAACGGCTCCGCGTGCACGCCCCCATCGGGACGGGCTGCGTCGTCCACGCCCGCCTCGCGGAAGAGGGGGACAGTGCCGACCTGACGGTGCGGGACACGGCGGGACGGCTGCTGCTGGACGCCCGCGGGCTGCGCCTCCAGCGCATGGACGCCCCGCCCGGGGACGACACGGCACGGCTCGGCGCGCGGTACGAGATCGCCTGGACGCCCGTCGCCGCCCCGGACGCCCCGGACGCCCCGGAACCTCGCCGTTACCTGCTCTTCGACGAACCCGGCTCGTCCCTGCACCGGGTTCTCGCCGACCGCGGCGACGCCGTGGTGCGCGTCCATCCCGGAACCGGCGACGGCGAACCGCGGGCCGGCCGGCACGAGGCGTCCCCCCGGTCCCGCGCCGGCTTCGACCGGGTGCTCGCCGAGACCGGCGGCGCGGCCGCGTTCGACGGCGTGGTCTACGCGTGGGGCGTCCCGTCCGGGTCCGGCACGGCAGGGGACGGCGAGGACGCCGCCGCGCGCGAGCGGACGGTGTGCGGCGGGGCCCTCCACCTGGTGCAGGCCCTCGCCGCGGCCGGTGAGGACCCGCCCCGCCTGTGGCTCCTCACGGCCGGGGCCGTGGCGACGTCGGACGCCGAACCGGCCGACGTCGGCCAGGCCGCCCTGTGGGGGTTCGGCCGCACGGTCGCGGGCGAGCATCCCGAGCTGCGCTGCACGCTGGTGGACGTCGAGCCCGGCGATCCGGCGCCGTTCGCCGCCGAGCTGCGCGCGGACGACGAGGACCAGATCGCCTGGCGGGACGGCCACCGGTACGCCGCGCGGCTCCGCCCGGCGCCCGCCGCCCGTGCCGGCGCGCCGGACGGCGGGACGTCGCCGTCCGGCCGGCTGCCGCGGCCCGAACGGTTCCGGCTGGAGGCGCCGCGCCCGGGACCGCTGGACCGGCTGCGGCTCGCCCCCCGCCGCCCCGCCGCCCCGCCGCCCGGCGAGGTCGAGATCGAGGTCGAGGTCGCGGCGCTCAACTTCAAGGACGTGCTGCGGGCGATGGGCGTGCTCCCGGCGACCATGCCGGTGCCCCTGCCGCTCGGCATCGAGTGCGCCGGGCGGATCACCGCCGTCGGCGGCGGGGTGTCCGGCCTGGCGATGGGGCAGCGCGTCCTCGCGGTCACCGACTCCGGGCGCGGTTGCGTCGCCTCGCACGTGACGGCCGACGCCCGGACGGTCGTGCCGCTGCCCGCCGGTATCGCCGCGCGGGACGCCGTGACCGTGCCGGTCGCGTTCCTGACCGCGTTCTACGCGCTGGACCGGCTCGCCCGGATGCGTGCCGGGGACCGCGTCCTCGTGCACGCCGCCGCCGGAGGCGTCGGCCTCGCCGCCGTCCAGCTGGCGCGCGCGGCGGGCGCGGTGGTGCTCGCCACCGCGGGCAGCCCGGAGAAGCGGGACCACCTGCGCACGGAACTCGGCATCGAGCACGTCATGGACTCCCGGACGACCGACTTCGCGGCGAGGGTGCGGGAGTGCACCGGCGGCGCCGGCGTCGACATCGTGCTGAACTCCCTCGCCGGGGAGGCCATCGACGCGGGACTGAGCGCGCTCGCCCCCGGCGGGCGGTTCGTCGAGCTCGGCAAGCGCGACATCGAGGAGAACACCCGCCTCGGCCTCGCGCCGTTCGCGAAGGGCCTGTCGTTCTGCTCCCTCGACGTCGAGGCGTTGCTGCTCGACCGTCCCGAGGAGGTCGGCGGCGTGCTGCGGACGCTGCTGGAGCGGCTGGCCGCCGGGGAGCTCGAACCGCTGCCCGCGCGGACGTTCCCCGTGGCGGAGGCCGCCGACGCGTTCCGGCACCTGGCGCGGGCCAGGCACATCGGCAAGGTGCTGGTGTCGGTCGCCCCGGCGGAGGGCGAGGACGCCCCGGCGGCGGACGGGGACGCGCCCGCGTCCGTCCGGTCCGACGGCAGCTACCTGGTGACCGGCGGGCTCGGCGCGCTCGGCTTCGGGGCGGCGCGGGTCCTGGCCGAGCGCGGCGCGGGACACCTCGTCCTGGTCGGCCGCGGGGCGCCCGGGGAGGCGGTCGCCGCCCGGATCGGCGAGCTCCGCGCGGCGGGCACGGAGGTCATCGTGGTCCGCGCCGACGTCGCGCGGCCGCGGGAGCTGACCGCGGCGGTCGGCGCGGCGCTGCGGGAGGCGCCGCCGCTGCGCGGGATCGTGCACGCGGCCGGGGTGCTGGCCGACCGCACCGTCGCGCAGCTCACCTGGCGGGACTTCGAGACGGTCGCGGCACCGAAGGCGGCGGGCGGCTGGAACCTGCACCGGCTCGCCGCCGGGGCGCCGCTCGACTTCTTCGTCGTGTTCTCCTCGGTCGCGGGGGTGCTCGGCAACCCCGGCCAGGCGAACTACGCGGCGGCCAACGCCGCGCTGGACGCGCTCGTCCACCACCGGCGCTTCCACGGCATGCCCGCGACCGCGATCGACTGGGGGCCGTGGGCGGACATCGGGCTGGCGGCGCGTCCCGACCGGGGCGGCAGGTTGGACGATCGCGGCCTGCCGAGCATGACCCCGGACGAGGGGTTCGCGGCGTTCGCCGCGGAACTCGACCGGGCGCTGGACGGCGCGTCCGGCCAGGTGACGATCTCCCGGTTCGACGCGGCCGCGTGGGCGCGGGGCCTGCCGGCCGCCGCCCGCGGTTCCCTGCTGCGCGACCTGCTGGCCGAGCCGGCGGACGGCGGGTCCGCCGGTACTTCCGGCGACGGCCCGGGGTTCCGGGAGCAGGTGCTCGCCGCCGCCCCCGAGCAGCGTCCCGCACTGCTCGCCGAGCACGTGTCCCGGCAGGTCGCGCGGATCACCCGGACCGATCCGACGCTGCTGGACACCGAGCGGCCGGTGGCGTCGATGGGCCTCGACTCGCTCATGGCCATGGAGATGCGGCAGGCCCTGGAATCCACCACGGGGGTCGCGGTCCCGACGTCCCGCCTGCTGAACGGCATCACGATCAGTGAGATCGCCGAACATCTGGAGGGCCGCCTGGCCACCGCGCCGTCCGCACGGCCGGCCGCGCCGGCGCGCGGGCCCGCACCGGCGTCCGGGGCCGTGCCCGCACCGGCCGGGGACGCGTCCGGGCGCCTCGCGGACGCGGTCGAGGAGCTGTCCGAGGACGAGGTCGACGCGGCGCTCGCCACGCTGCTCGCCGACGGGGACGCCGCGTCGTGACCGGCGGCGCCGCCGGGACGGGCGGAGCGCGCACCGCCGCCGAGAAACGGGAGCTGCTGCGCCGGCTGCTGGCCCGCAAGGAAAGGGACGGCCAGGTGTCCCCGCTGTCCTACGCCCAGCGGTCGCTGTGGTTCCTGCACCACGTGGAGCCCGGCAACCCGGCCTACAACGTGCCGCTGGCCTGGCGCGTCCGCACGGCCCTCGACCGCGCGGCGTTCGACTGGGCGCTCGGCCGGCTCGTCGCCCGGCACCCCATGCTCCGGACCACCTACCACGACCACGGCGGCGGCACCGTCCAGGTGGAGCGGCCGCCGGACTTCCCGGGGACGGCCGTGCGGCTCGACGAGGTCGACGCGACGGGCATGGACGACGCGGCCTTCGCCGCCCTCCTCACCGCCGAGACGCTCCGCCCGTTCGACCTCGGGCGCGGCCCGCTGCTGCGGCTGACGCTGTACGAACGCGGGGACGGCCGCCCGGTGCTGCTCCTGGTGGCGCACCACATCGCCATGGACGCCTGGTCGATCTTCGTGCTGCTGGACGAACTGGGCGTCCTGTACGCGGCGCGGCTGCGCGGCGAGCGGCCGAGCCTGCCCGCGGCGACGGCCCGCTACACCGAGTACGTCCGCCGCGAGGCGGAGCTGCTGGCGGGACCGGACGGCGAGCGGCTCACCGGCTACTGGACGGCCCGCATGGCCGGGGCGCCGCCCGTGCTCGACCTGCCGGCGGATCTGCCCCGCCCGCGCACCCGCCGCTACCGCGGCGACCGCTGCGGCATCGACCTCGACGCGGAGCTGTCGGCCCGGCTGCGCACGTTCGCCGAGGCGTCGGGCACCACGCTGTTCGTCGTCCTGCTGGCCGGCTTCCACGCGCTCCTGTCGCGCTACACGGGCCGGACCGACGTCCGTGTCGCCACTCCCGTGGCGCACCGCGAGCATGCCGCGTTCGCCCAGACGGTCGGGTACTTCGCCGACTCGGTGGTGCTGCGGGCGGACCTGTCGGCGGAGCCGTCGTTCCGGACGCTGGTCGGCCGGGTCCGCGACGACGTGCTCGCCGCGCTGGACCACCAGGGGCTGCCGTTCGCGGCCCTGGTCGAGGCGCTCAACCCGCCGCGCGACCCGGGACGGCCCGTCCTGTGCGAGGTCGGGTTCGGGATGCAGAAGTCGCACCGGCTCCGGTTCCGGCGGCTCGACGACGCCGGAACCGGCGCGTCGCTGTTCGGGCTCGCCTCGTCCGGTGCGGCGCTGGCCCTGGACGTCGGCGGCATCGTGCTGGAGTCGTACGGCGTGATGCACCCGGTGTCCCGCTACGACCTGGATCTGCAGCTCCACGACGACGGCGGCGTGATCTCCGGCGCGCTCACCTACGACAGCGACCTGTTCGAGCGGGCGACGGCCGAGCGGCTCGCCGGGCAGCTGCGGACGCTGCTCGGCGCGGCGGTCGCCGACCCGGATCTGCCGGTGCCGCTGCTCCCGCTCGTCCCGGCGGACGAGCGGCGGCTGCTGCTGAGCTGGGGGGACGGATGACCGGCCGGAGGACCGGGATGGGCCTCGGGGATCTGGTGGAGCTCGTCCGGGGGCCGGCCGCCTTGACCGTTCCCGGCGACACGCTGGCGGGCGGCGCGGCCGGGCCCGGCCCCGCGGCGGCGTCCGTCTGCCTCTACTGGGCGGGGATGGCGCTGAACGACTACGCCGACCGTGACCTCGACGCCGTGGAACGGCCCGAACGCCCGATCCCGTCCGGCCGGGTGACGCCCGGGCAGGCGCTCGCCCTGGCCGTGGGGCTGACCGGGGCCGGGCTCGTGCTGGCCGCCCGCGCCCGCGTGCTCCGCACGGCGCTTCCGCTCACCGCCGCGATCTGGGCCTACGACGTCAAGCTCAAGGACACTCCGCTGGGCCCGGCGACGATGGCGGCGGCGCGGGGCCTGGACGTCCTGCTCGCGGGCCGCCCCGGCGCGCGCCGGGCGGCGGCCGCCGTCGCGGCCCACACCTACGGCGTCACCCTGTTGAGCCGGGGCGAGGTCGTCGGCGGGAGCGCGTCGCGGTCGGCGGGGGCGCTCGCCGCCACCGGGGTCGCGGCGGTGCTCGGCGCTTCCGCGCCGGCCGCGGCGCCGGCCCGGACGGGCCGCACGCTCGTCCGGTGGGGACTGACCGCCGGGTACGCGGCGCTGGTGGGACGGGCGCAGGTGCGGGCCGCCCTGCGCGGGGACGCGGCGGCGACACGGGCGGCGGTCGGGGAGAGCATCCTCGGTATCCTCCCCCTGCAGGCGGCGCTGACCGCTCGGGAGGGGCCCCTGTACAGGGCCGCGGTACCGGTCGCGTTGTACGCGCCGGGCCGGTGGCTGAGCCGCAGAGTGTCGGCCACCTGACCTCCGCCTCGCGTCCGCCCCGTCGAGGGGGGCTAGACCTACCCCTCGATGGGGCTACATCTACTCTTCACCGGCCCCGCCCGTCCGGGCCGTCCGCCGGGCGGCGGGGACTTGACACGGTCCAGACGGCCGCACCCCCGCCGGGCGCCGGGCCGTCGCGACCGGCGCTCCGGATCACCTGCGGTTATCGCTTTCCGTGATATTGGATGCGCGTTCCATTTGGTGGAGTCGAATGCGCACAGTATGAATTCGATATGCGTTGCGTCACCCCCGGAATGATCTTCAAAGAAAATTGAGCGAATGGCCGGAGGCGGTCATGCGGCCGGACGGATGATCAAGCGACTGACAGGCTGAGCACACCAGAGAATGTGCATCACCAAAGGGGAGTCGCATGGAATTCGGGGTGCTCGGTCCGGTAGAGGCGCGGATCGGTGAGGCGAGCATCGCCATCGACGGAGCGAAGATGCGGACCGTGCTGGCGGCACTGCTGCTGGCCGGCGGCCGCCCGCTGCCCGACGTACGCATGGGGTACCTGCTGTGGGGGGACAACCCGCCGACCACGCCCAACGCGCAGATCTACACCTACGTCTCCCGGCTGCGCGGGCGGCTGAGCCGGGGCGGGCTGCAGATCCTGCGGCAGGGGCAGGGGTACGCCCTCAAGACGGGCCGCTGGGAGGTCGACTGCTCGACGTTCGAGACGCTCGTCGAACAGGGGGTCGCGGCGCTTCGGAAAGGGGACGCGGCATGCGCCGCGGACCTGCTGGACAGGGCGCTCGCGCTGTGGCGCGGGCCGGCGCTGTGCGACGTCACCCGCCAGCTGGCCATGGCCGAGTCGCCGGGGCTGGAGGAGGCCAGGATGGCGGCGCAGGAGAGCCACATCGACGCCCGGCTCGCGCTCGGCATGCACCGCTACCTCGTCCCCGAGCTCATCCGCCGGGTGGGCAAGGACCCGCTGCGCGAGCGGCCCCGCGCGCAGCTCATGATCGCGCTGTACCGCTGCGGCCGGGGCGCCGACGCCCTGGAGGTCTACCGGGAGGGCCGCCAGGCCCTCGCCGAAAACCTCGGCGTCGTTCCCTGCGAAGAACTGCAAAAACTCCACCAGGCCGTGCTGGTCGGCGATCCGGACGGCGTCCGTTCCCAATCTGAGATTCCCATGGGCGCCGCATAGAATCCGCAGGTAACGTCCTCGTATATAGCTCGAATATGGATCCCGTTCTTACCGTCTCCCCACCTAGAGAAAGGGGGGTGGCGTGCGGACGGGAGTATGGCTCGTCGGGGCCAGAGGATCGGTGGCCACCGCGACCATGGTGGGAGCCGCGGCGGTCAAGGCGGGCCTGACCCGGCCGGTGGGCTGTGTGAGCGCCCTCCCGGACTTCGGCCGGGTGGACCTGCCGGGTTACGGCGACCTGGTGTTCGGCGGCCACGACATCGCCGGCGGCAGCGTGCCGAAGCGCGCGGAGCAGCTCGTCCAGGCCCGGGTGCTCCCGCAGGGACTGCCCGAGCTCGTCGAGCCGGATCTGGTGGCCGCGGACGAGGAGATCCGGCCCGGCCCCCTGCGGGACGGGGCCGCCCCCCGGGCGGCCGTCGACGCCATGGTCGCGGACCTGGAGGACTTCCGCGCCCGGCACGGGCTCGACCGGGTCGTGGTCGTGAACGTCTCTTCGACCGAGACCCCGCTCGCGGACCCGCCGCCGCCCGAGTACCTGTCCCTGGCGGCGTTCCGGGACGCCCTGGCGGCCGGCACCGGCACGTTCCCGGCCGGCGTGCTGGCCGCCTTCGCGGCGTTCACCGCGGGCTGCCCGTTCGTGGACTTCACGCCGTCCACCGGGGCGCGCCCGCCGGCCCTGGCGGAACTGGCGGACCGGTGCCGCGTCCCCTACGCCGGCAGCGACGGCAAGACCGGCGAGACCCTCGTGAAGTCGGCGCTCGCGCCGATGTTCGCCCGGCGCGCGCTGCGCGTCCACGCCTGGACCGGGACCAACCTGCTGGGCGGCGGTGACGGGGAGACGCTGGCGGACGCGACCCGGGCGGCCGGCAAGATCGAGTCGAAGCGGCGCGTGCTGGCGGAGATCCTCGACCATCCGGTGGACGACGGCGTCCACATCCACAACGTGCCCGAACTCGGCGAGTGGAAGACCGCCTGGGACCACATCGCGTTCGAGGGGTTCCTGGGCGCGCGCATGACGATGCAGATCACCTGGCAGGGATGCGACTCGGCGCTGGCCGCCCCGCTCGTCCTGGACCTGGTCCGCTTCACGGCCGCGGCCCACCGGGACGGGCGGCACGGCCCGCTCGCCGAGCTGGGCTTCTTCTTCAAGGATCCGCTCGGCTCCCGCGAGCACCGGCTGGAACGGCAGTACGAGACCCTGGTCCGCTGGGCGAACGGCCTCCCCGGGCGGCGGTCATGAGGTTCGCGTACGGGACCAACGGCTTCGGAAGCCACCGGCTCGACGACGCGCTCGCGGTCATCGCCGACCTCGGCTACGCGGGCGTCGCGTTGACGCTGGACGCCGGCCACCTCGACCCGTACGCCCCCGGCCTCGCACGGCGGGTGGAACGCGTCGCGTCCAGGCTGGACCGGCTCGGCCTCCGGACGGTGGTGGAGACCGGCGGCCGGTACGTCCTGGACCCCCGCCGCAAGCACCGCCCGACGCTGCTCGACGACGCGCCCGAGGCCGCCCGCCGCGTCGACCTGCTGCGCCGCGCCGTCCGGGTCGCCGCCGCGCTGAACGCCGAGGCCGTCTCGTTCTGGAGCGGCGCGGCCCCCGCCGGCCTGCCCGCCGAGGAGGGCTGGGACCGGCTGCGCCGCGGCACCGAGACCGTCCTCGCCGAGGCCGAGGCGCGCGGCGTCGTCCTCGGGTTCGAGCCGGAGCCCGGCATGTTCGTCGAGGACATCGCCGGGTTCGAACGGCTCGACGCGGCGCTCGGCCGGCCCGCCTCGTTCGGCGTCACCCTGGACATCGGGCACTGCCGCTGCCTGGAACCGGGCCCGGTGCCCGACTGCGTCCGCCGCGTCGGCGGCCGGCTGGTGAACGTGCAGATCGACGACATGCTGCGCGGCGTCCACGAACATCTGGAGTTCGGCGCGGGCGACATCGACTTCCCCCCGGTCCTGGCCGCGCTCGCCCGGACCGGCTACCGCGGGCTCGTCGGCGTCGAACTCCCCAGGCACGGCCACGACGCGCCGGGGGCGGCGGAACGGTCGCTGCGGTTCCTGCGGGACGCGTGGGCCGCGGCGGAACGCGGTGCGCCGACCGGGACGGGCACCCCGTGCTGACCGGCTGGACGCGGCGGCTGGACGCGGCGCTGGCGGATCTCGGCGGGCACTGGCCGGGCACGGCGCTGCACGACGTGGAGGCCGACCCCGCCCGGATCGGCGCGCTCTTCCCCGCCGCGGCCCGCGAGTACGGGCGCGAACCGCTGCGCGGCCTCCCGGGATGGACCGCCGACGAGGCCGTCCGGGTCCGGCTGCTGCTGGCCCTGCCCGCGCGGGGCGCGGCGCTCGCGGCGGCGCTCGCGGAACTGTACGCGCACGGCGATCCGGCCGAGCGCGTCGCGGTGCTGCGCGGACTCGCGGCGCTGGACGCCGAGCGCGGGCTCGGCGAACGAGGACTGCCCCTGGTGGCGGACGCCCTGCGGGCCAACGACACTCGGCTCGTCTCCGCCGCGATGGGCCCGTACGCCGCCGCCCGCCTGCCCGCGGCCGCCTACCGGCAGGCCGTCCTGAAATGCGTCTTCGTCGGAATTCCGCTCGCGGCGGTGGCCGGTCTGCCGGACCGGGCGGACGCGGAACTGGCACGGATGCTCGCCGGCTACGCCGCGGAGCGCCGCGCGGCCGGCCGCGACGTGCCGCCGGACATCGAGCCCATCGTGCACCGCCATCGAACCGACCAGGGGTGACCTTCACGTTGCGCATCTTCGACCCGCACATCCACATGAGCTCCCGCACCACCGACGACTACGAACGCATGTACCGGGCGGGCGTCCGGGCCGTGGTGGAACCCGCGTTCTGGCTCGGCCAGCCGCGCACCTCGGCCGGGTCGTTCGTCGACTACTTCGACGCACTGCTCGGCTGGGAGCCGTTCCGGGCGGCGCAGTTCGGGATCCGGCACCACTGCACCGTGGCGCTCAACCCGAAAGAGGCAAACGATCCGCGCTGCCGGCCGGTCCTCGACGTCCTGCCCCGCTACCTCGCCAAGGACGGCGTCGTGGCCGTGGGGGAGATCGGCTACGACTCCATGACCGACGACGAGGACGAGGTGTTCCGGATCCAGCTGGGGATGGCGGCCGACGCCGGTCTGCCCGTGCTCGTCCACACCCCGCACCGCGACAAGCCGGCCGGAACCCGGCGCAGCCTCGACCTCGTCGCCGCCGAGGGCGTCCCGCCCGAAATGGTGCTCGTCGACCATCTGAACGAGCTCACCGTGGCGATGGTCGAGCGGAGCGGCTGCTGGATGGGGTTCTCGGTCTACCCCGACACCAAGATGGACGAGCGGCGGATGGTGTCGATCCTGCTCGAATACGGAACCGAACGCGTCCTGGTGAACTCGGCGGCCGACTGGGGGCGCAGCGACCCGCTGAAGACCCGCCGGGTCGGGGAGGCGATGCTCGCCGCCGGCTTCACCGACTCCGACGTCGACACCGTCCTGTGGCGCAACCCCGTGGCCTTCTACGCGCAGAGCGGCCGGCTCGCCCTCGACGACCCCGCCGACCGGGACCTGATCCCGGCGGGGGAAAGTACCTACTCGGGCGACTACTCGGGCGACTACTCGGGCGACTACTCGGGCGACTACGCGGGCAACTCCGTTCTGCGCGGCGAGCGGGCCCGCTGACGTGCGGTTCCGGCATCCGGACGGCACGACCGTCCATCTCGGGTACTGCACCAACGTCCATCCCGCCGAGGACGTACCGGGCGTCATCGCCCAGCTGCGGCGATATGCCCACCCGGTCCGTGAGCGCCTGGGCAGCGCCCTCCTCGGCACCGGGCTGTGGCTCGGGAGCACCGCCGTCCGGGAGATGACCGCCGACGAGCGCGCGGTGAAACGGCTGCGGGACGTCCTGGACGAGCTCGGCCTCGAGACCGTGACGCTCAACGGCTTCCCGTACGAGGGCTTCCAGGCGGGCGTCGTCAAACGGCGCGTGTACAGCCCGGACTGGACCGGCGAGGCGCGGCTGCGGCACACCGTGGACTTGGCGCGGATCCTCGCCCGGCTCCTCCCGGACGACGTCGGCACCGGAAGCGTCTCCACGGTCCCCCTCGCGTGGCGCACCCCCTGGCCGGACGGCCGCGCCGCCGCGGCGGCGGCGAACCTGCGGCGCCTCGAAGCGGAACTGGCCGAGCTGGAGGACCGGACCGGCCGCCGCGTCCGCGTCGGTTTCGAACCCGAACCCGGCTGCGTCGTCGGGACGACCGCGCAGGCCGTCCGGCACCTTCCCGGCGGGAGCCCGTACCTCGGGGTCTGCCTGGACGCCTGCCACCTCGCGGTGGAGTTCGAGGAGCCCGGACCGGCGGCGGCCCGGCTGACCGCGGCGGGCCTGCCCGTGGTCAAGCTGCAGGCGTCGTGCGCCGTGGAGGCCGACCGCCCGGCGGCACCGGAGCAGCGCCGGGCGCTGCGGCGGTTCGTCGAACCCCGCTTCCTGCACCAGACACGTGAACACGGCGCGGCCGCGGGCGTCGACGACCTCGCGGAGGCGCTGGACGGCGGGCTGCCCGGCGCGCGGCCGTGGCGCGTTCATTTCCACGTGCCGGTGCACGCGGATCCCGCCGCGCCGCTGCGCGCGACCCGGGACGTCCTGCGCGACGCGCTCGCCGTGCTGCTCGGCGGGGAGCGGGCGCTGACCTCCCACGTCGAGGTCGAGACCTACACATGGGCGGCACTGCCGTCCCCGCCCGCCGGGGAGCGGGCGCTCATCGAGGGCATCGCCGCCGAGATCGACTGGGTCCGGAACCGGCTCACCGGGCTCGGGCTCACAGAGGAGACCACATGAACCGCCTGCTCGTCATCGACGTGGTCGGGCTGACCCCCCGGCTGCTCGCCCACATGCCCAACCTGACCGCCCGGACCCGCTCCCGCGCGACCCTGGAGACCGTGCTCCCCGCCGTCACCTGCTCGGTGCAGTCGACGTTCCTCACGGGCTCGCCTCCCGCCGAGCACGGCATCGTGGGCAACGGCTGGTACTTCCGCGACGTCGGCGAGGTGCAGCTCTGGCGGCAGCACAACGCCCTCGTCGGCGGCGACAAGATCTGGGACGACGCGCGCCGGGCCGTCCCCGGCTACCGCGTCGCCAACGTCTGCTGGTGGTACGCGATGGGCGCGGCGACGGACTTCTGCGTCACCCCCCGCCCGATCTACCACGCGGACGGCCGCAAATCCCCCGACTGTTACACGACGCCGCCGTCCCTGCGGGTGGACCTCACCCGCGAGCTGGGCCGCTTCCCGCTGTTCAACTACTGGGGGCCGAACGCCGGGATCGCGTCCAGCCGGTGGAT
The nucleotide sequence above comes from Actinomadura algeriensis. Encoded proteins:
- a CDS encoding TatD family hydrolase; protein product: MRIFDPHIHMSSRTTDDYERMYRAGVRAVVEPAFWLGQPRTSAGSFVDYFDALLGWEPFRAAQFGIRHHCTVALNPKEANDPRCRPVLDVLPRYLAKDGVVAVGEIGYDSMTDDEDEVFRIQLGMAADAGLPVLVHTPHRDKPAGTRRSLDLVAAEGVPPEMVLVDHLNELTVAMVERSGCWMGFSVYPDTKMDERRMVSILLEYGTERVLVNSAADWGRSDPLKTRRVGEAMLAAGFTDSDVDTVLWRNPVAFYAQSGRLALDDPADRDLIPAGESTYSGDYSGDYSGDYSGDYAGNSVLRGERAR
- the eboE gene encoding metabolite traffic protein EboE; this translates as MRFRHPDGTTVHLGYCTNVHPAEDVPGVIAQLRRYAHPVRERLGSALLGTGLWLGSTAVREMTADERAVKRLRDVLDELGLETVTLNGFPYEGFQAGVVKRRVYSPDWTGEARLRHTVDLARILARLLPDDVGTGSVSTVPLAWRTPWPDGRAAAAAANLRRLEAELAELEDRTGRRVRVGFEPEPGCVVGTTAQAVRHLPGGSPYLGVCLDACHLAVEFEEPGPAAARLTAAGLPVVKLQASCAVEADRPAAPEQRRALRRFVEPRFLHQTREHGAAAGVDDLAEALDGGLPGARPWRVHFHVPVHADPAAPLRATRDVLRDALAVLLGGERALTSHVEVETYTWAALPSPPAGERALIEGIAAEIDWVRNRLTGLGLTEETT